Proteins encoded in a region of the Phaenicophaeus curvirostris isolate KB17595 chromosome 1, BPBGC_Pcur_1.0, whole genome shotgun sequence genome:
- the MTPN gene encoding myotrophin isoform X2 yields MGEDVNRTLEGGRKPLHYAADCGQLEIVEFLLLKGADINAPDKHNITPLLSAVYEGHVSCVKLLLSKGADKTVKGPDGLTAFEATDNQAIKTLLQ; encoded by the exons ATG GGTGAAGATGTCAACCGGACACTTGAAGGTGGGAGGAAGCCTCTTCACTATGCGGCAGACTGTGGACAGCTTGAGATTGTGGAGTTTCTACTGTTGAAAGGAGCTGACATTAAT GCTCCAGACAAACATAATATCACACCACTCCTATCAGCAGTCTATGAGGGCCATGTTTCCTGTGTGAAATTGCTTCTGTCAAAG GGTGCTGATAAGACTGTGAAAGGCCCAGATGGACTAACTGCCTTTGAAGCCACTGACAACCAGGCAATCAAAACTCTTCTTCAGTGA
- the MTPN gene encoding myotrophin isoform X1 gives MSDKEFMWALKNGDLDEVKDYVAKGEDVNRTLEGGRKPLHYAADCGQLEIVEFLLLKGADINAPDKHNITPLLSAVYEGHVSCVKLLLSKGADKTVKGPDGLTAFEATDNQAIKTLLQ, from the exons ATGTCTGACAAGGAATTCATGTGGGCCCTCAAAAATGGGGACTTGGACGAGGTGAAGGATTATGTGGCCAAG GGTGAAGATGTCAACCGGACACTTGAAGGTGGGAGGAAGCCTCTTCACTATGCGGCAGACTGTGGACAGCTTGAGATTGTGGAGTTTCTACTGTTGAAAGGAGCTGACATTAAT GCTCCAGACAAACATAATATCACACCACTCCTATCAGCAGTCTATGAGGGCCATGTTTCCTGTGTGAAATTGCTTCTGTCAAAG GGTGCTGATAAGACTGTGAAAGGCCCAGATGGACTAACTGCCTTTGAAGCCACTGACAACCAGGCAATCAAAACTCTTCTTCAGTGA